Proteins from a genomic interval of bacterium:
- a CDS encoding TatD family hydrolase, whose translation MVEWVDTHCHLQMDTRDPAILLNRAGHVRYVVVPGVDVASSVAARDIARGAPGRAFYAAGLHPHEASRWNTERDGLLPLMEEAVAIGETGLDFYRNLSPPEAQMESFLEHHRLAVQMAKPLIVHCRDAFQQVYEVLEQHGAGPWVVLHCWTGGPRWSKRFLEMGVTFSFAGPVTYRTGDTIRRGAAVIPPERAVVETDSPYLAPEPHRRGPNEPRYVNLTGEALSRIWGMEATEVARLTSERAIGVFDL comes from the coding sequence ATGGTCGAATGGGTTGACACGCACTGCCATCTCCAGATGGATACGCGTGACCCGGCCATCCTCCTCAACCGGGCCGGGCATGTGCGGTACGTGGTGGTGCCCGGGGTGGACGTGGCATCGAGCGTGGCCGCCCGTGATATCGCTCGCGGGGCGCCCGGGCGGGCCTTCTACGCCGCCGGGTTGCACCCGCACGAAGCCAGTCGCTGGAACACCGAACGGGACGGGCTGCTGCCGCTCATGGAGGAAGCGGTGGCCATCGGAGAGACCGGCCTGGACTTCTACCGCAACCTCTCACCGCCCGAGGCGCAGATGGAGAGCTTTCTGGAGCATCACCGGCTGGCTGTGCAGATGGCCAAGCCGCTGATCGTTCATTGCCGGGACGCATTTCAACAGGTCTACGAGGTCCTCGAACAGCACGGCGCCGGTCCTTGGGTGGTGCTCCATTGCTGGACCGGCGGGCCGAGGTGGTCCAAGCGGTTCCTCGAGATGGGCGTCACGTTCTCGTTCGCCGGACCGGTCACCTACCGGACGGGCGATACGATCCGCCGGGGGGCCGCGGTCATCCCTCCTGAACGGGCAGTGGTCGAGACCGACTCGCCCTACCTGGCCCCGGAGCCCCACCGGCGAGGCCCCAACGAGCCCCGCTACGTCAACCTGACAGGTGAAGCCCTGTCGCGGATATGGGGCATGGAAGCGACGGAGGTGGCCCGGTTGACCAGCGAGCGCGCCATCGGTGTCTTCGACCTGTGA
- a CDS encoding SDR family NAD(P)-dependent oxidoreductase has product MDLGLKDKVVVVTGASRGIGRAIAQAFAAEGARVAALARTGDDLARTVEMMEGGAGTHLAVTCDVTDPEHAMSALDRVRSELGGLDVLVNNAGLRQNFSRLDTLELEEWRLAIEANLSSVFYMSRAAVTSMIEQRSGSIVNISSIAGPVAFASIGAYSAAKAGVIALTKVMAVEWAEFGIRTNSVAPGWTESYMNYELRTDPANRELFESIRDQVVMKRFADPSETANAVLFLAGDSASYITGETIFVDGGWTAEGWTAD; this is encoded by the coding sequence ATGGACCTGGGCCTGAAGGACAAGGTAGTCGTGGTGACCGGCGCCAGCCGGGGGATCGGACGGGCGATCGCACAGGCGTTCGCCGCCGAGGGCGCCCGCGTGGCCGCACTGGCCCGGACGGGAGACGACCTGGCGCGCACCGTGGAGATGATGGAGGGGGGCGCGGGAACCCATCTGGCCGTCACCTGCGACGTGACCGACCCAGAGCACGCGATGTCGGCTCTCGACCGGGTGCGGTCCGAACTCGGCGGCCTCGACGTCCTGGTCAACAACGCCGGCCTACGGCAGAACTTCAGCCGGCTCGACACCCTCGAGCTGGAGGAGTGGCGCCTGGCCATCGAGGCCAACCTGTCATCGGTCTTCTACATGTCCCGGGCGGCGGTCACCTCGATGATCGAGCAGCGTTCCGGTTCGATCGTCAACATCTCATCCATAGCCGGCCCGGTGGCGTTCGCCAGCATCGGCGCCTACTCGGCCGCCAAGGCGGGGGTGATCGCCCTCACCAAGGTGATGGCGGTCGAATGGGCCGAGTTCGGCATCCGGACCAACTCGGTGGCCCCCGGCTGGACCGAGTCCTACATGAACTACGAGCTCCGGACCGACCCCGCCAACCGCGAGCTGTTCGAGTCGATCCGCGATCAGGTCGTGATGAAGAGGTTCGCCGACCCGTCCGAGACCGCCAACGCCGTGCTGTTCCTGGCGGGAGACTCGGCCAGCTACATCACCGGCGAGACCATCTTCGTCGACGGAGGCTGGACAGCCGAAGGCTGGACGGCGGACTAG
- a CDS encoding VWA domain-containing protein: MESEPGPTTELVRFGRLLRTHGVKVGAGQVVSYASAVADLDPAGIEDLYWTGRITLVNQQADLAVYDAAFDAFFIGSESDSPPAILPLATADGGDGDPASISFGTDHQEVEVLDAGDEELPAAGGPRASSAEILRTKHFDRWTEEEFRRLARLLPTLQLPQKITRRTRPSPRGPRIDLRRSVRHSLRYGGDLVHLRRRRRMERPRPIVLIVDVSGSMAGFSRALVQFAYGMSRASRRVEVFCFGTRLTRLTNAMRVRDPNAALDEATDLVVDWDGGTRIGESLGAYVTRWGKHRLNRGATVIICSDGLERGEPDRLAWAMRRLSHQAHRVIWVNPLAGDPKFQPLARGLVAALPFVDELIAGHSIEGLEDLARVLEGWAVA, encoded by the coding sequence ATGGAGTCTGAGCCCGGACCGACCACCGAACTGGTCCGATTCGGACGGTTGTTGCGGACCCACGGGGTTAAGGTCGGGGCGGGGCAGGTGGTGTCCTACGCCAGCGCGGTGGCCGACCTCGACCCTGCCGGCATCGAGGACCTCTACTGGACGGGCCGGATCACCCTGGTGAACCAGCAGGCCGACCTGGCCGTCTACGACGCCGCCTTCGACGCCTTCTTCATCGGCTCGGAGAGCGACTCCCCTCCTGCCATCCTGCCGCTGGCGACCGCCGACGGCGGTGACGGGGACCCGGCGTCCATCTCCTTCGGCACCGACCACCAGGAGGTCGAGGTACTTGATGCCGGCGATGAGGAACTGCCTGCGGCCGGAGGACCACGGGCCTCGAGCGCCGAGATCCTGAGGACCAAGCACTTCGACCGCTGGACGGAGGAGGAGTTCCGCCGGTTGGCCCGGCTGCTACCGACCCTGCAGCTGCCCCAGAAGATCACCCGGCGCACCCGCCCCTCTCCGAGAGGCCCCCGGATCGACCTGCGGCGCAGCGTCCGTCACTCCCTTCGCTACGGGGGTGATCTGGTCCACCTCCGCCGGCGCCGCCGGATGGAGCGGCCCCGGCCCATCGTCCTGATAGTCGACGTCTCGGGGTCGATGGCCGGCTTCTCGCGGGCCCTGGTCCAGTTCGCCTACGGGATGAGCCGAGCCTCGCGACGGGTGGAGGTGTTCTGCTTCGGAACCCGACTCACCCGCCTCACGAACGCCATGCGGGTCCGCGACCCCAACGCGGCCCTCGACGAGGCAACCGATCTGGTGGTCGACTGGGACGGGGGCACCAGGATCGGCGAGTCATTGGGCGCCTACGTGACAAGGTGGGGCAAGCACCGCCTCAACCGCGGCGCCACGGTGATCATCTGCTCGGACGGCCTGGAGCGGGGCGAGCCCGACCGGCTGGCGTGGGCCATGCGGCGCCTGTCCCACCAGGCGCACCGCGTCATATGGGTCAACCCCCTGGCAGGCGACCCCAAGTTCCAACCGCTGGCCCGCGGGCTGGTGGCAGCCCTACCGTTCGTCGACGAACTCATCGCCGGACATAGCATCGAAGGCCTGGAAGACCTAGCCCGAGTCCTGGAAGGCTGGGCGGTGGCATAG
- a CDS encoding EthD family reductase → MIKLIGTAYKRDDFTKEGFFDYWFDVHAPISAQLPGLRGYVVSEVTSKIGGELETEAFVEQWYDDEAAWDRASATEQAAAAWEDVGRYAKTTGTFWIVKEHVIVPPPDRGPGLASTWETGS, encoded by the coding sequence GTGATCAAACTCATAGGGACGGCCTACAAGCGGGACGATTTTACGAAGGAAGGATTCTTCGACTACTGGTTCGATGTCCACGCTCCGATCTCCGCGCAGCTTCCGGGGCTGCGTGGTTACGTGGTGTCCGAGGTGACGAGCAAGATCGGCGGCGAGTTGGAGACCGAGGCCTTCGTGGAGCAGTGGTATGACGATGAGGCGGCGTGGGACCGGGCATCGGCGACCGAACAGGCGGCCGCCGCCTGGGAGGACGTGGGCCGGTACGCCAAGACCACCGGTACCTTCTGGATCGTGAAGGAGCATGTCATCGTGCCCCCGCCGGACCGGGGCCCCGGGCTGGCCTCGACATGGGAGACGGGCTCGTGA
- a CDS encoding LLM class flavin-dependent oxidoreductase, with product MTGGRVGMCYLDRPDPRRQVRLALRMEELGYDSVWVCETRTARDAISVMGAIAYATDRIKVGSGVVNSWTRPASLMAVTFATLDELAPDRMLLGIGAYWDPLAWKQGIDRRKPVKQMREYIEVTRRLLALETVTYEGELVAVRDLRLDLGHGVARIPKRVPIYVGATGPQMLALSGELADGVMLNGFTSVTYLADALRRIERGARRSGRRVDDLDLPQTIVVAMDEDEEKALEVATRMTTMYLGQQPHIALASGVDHDLLDKVRDAMGGWPPRDGGIEAAMPLVPIEVVRSLTAAGTPDQCREQVAAYSVRPNIYPALLPITENYEEIIEAFAPRRDPGGSSPSATAASPVA from the coding sequence ATGACCGGTGGGCGCGTGGGGATGTGTTATCTCGACCGTCCGGACCCTCGGCGGCAGGTACGGCTGGCCCTCCGGATGGAGGAATTGGGATACGACTCGGTGTGGGTGTGCGAGACCCGGACCGCCCGAGACGCCATCTCCGTCATGGGCGCCATCGCCTACGCGACCGACCGTATCAAGGTGGGCAGCGGGGTGGTCAACTCGTGGACCCGCCCGGCGTCGCTGATGGCGGTCACCTTCGCCACCCTGGACGAACTGGCCCCCGACCGGATGCTGCTCGGGATAGGCGCCTACTGGGACCCGCTGGCGTGGAAGCAGGGGATCGACCGGCGCAAACCCGTCAAGCAGATGCGGGAGTACATCGAGGTCACCCGCCGCCTGCTGGCGCTCGAGACGGTCACATATGAAGGCGAGCTGGTGGCGGTGCGCGACCTGCGCCTGGACCTCGGGCACGGCGTGGCCCGCATCCCGAAGCGGGTACCGATCTACGTCGGCGCCACCGGACCCCAGATGCTGGCGCTCTCCGGCGAGCTGGCCGACGGGGTGATGCTCAACGGCTTCACCTCCGTCACCTACCTGGCGGACGCCCTCCGGCGCATCGAGCGGGGAGCCCGGCGGAGCGGCCGGCGGGTGGACGACCTGGACCTTCCCCAGACCATCGTGGTCGCCATGGACGAGGACGAGGAGAAGGCGCTGGAGGTGGCCACCAGGATGACGACCATGTACCTGGGCCAGCAGCCCCACATCGCCCTGGCGAGCGGCGTCGACCACGACCTGCTCGACAAAGTGAGGGACGCAATGGGAGGCTGGCCACCCAGGGACGGGGGAATCGAGGCCGCCATGCCGCTGGTACCCATCGAGGTGGTCAGGTCCCTGACGGCAGCCGGAACACCTGACCAATGCCGCGAGCAGGTGGCCGCCTACTCGGTCCGGCCCAACATCTACCCGGCCCTGCTCCCGATCACGGAGAACTACGAGGAGATCATCGAGGCGTTCGCGCCCCGCCGGGATCCCGGCGGCTCCTCCCCTAGTGCCACTGCCGCATCCCCGGTGGCCTGA
- a CDS encoding aspartate aminotransferase family protein, translated as MTADFKYTEALRRVSDEYVARNTRSMEIAERAAVVLPGGTTRTTTFFAPFPPVLVRGEGSEIVDADGNRRVDYLNNYTSLILGHAHPDVLERAMSVARRGTAFSSPTEQEVVLAEVLVERVASVDQVRFTNSGTEATMAAMRLARAFTGRPVVARFEGGYHGTHDYTATPGAGIPDLIGELVVTLPFNDIAGCEQRMAELADSLAAVIIEPVLGAGGVIAADHEFLAYLRDATGRMGALLIFDEIVTLRLHTGGAQAISGIRPDLTTFGKIIGGGFPVGAFGGRREVMALLHPTEGTIAWGGTFNGNPVSAAAGIETLEALTAPVIDELNRSGEELTERLEKALQASGLPAGATGTGSLFNIHATGEEVTDHRAVRRADPELTELLHLGLMNRGYFLAPRGMGCLSTAMTSEQLDGLVDAVEDLVNSL; from the coding sequence GTGACCGCAGACTTCAAGTACACGGAAGCCCTCCGCCGGGTCAGCGACGAGTACGTGGCCCGGAATACTCGTTCCATGGAGATCGCCGAGCGGGCGGCGGTGGTCCTTCCCGGAGGCACCACCCGGACCACTACCTTCTTCGCGCCTTTCCCGCCCGTCCTGGTCCGGGGCGAAGGATCGGAGATAGTGGATGCGGACGGCAACCGCAGGGTTGACTACCTCAACAACTACACGTCCCTGATCCTCGGCCACGCCCATCCCGACGTGCTGGAGCGAGCCATGTCGGTGGCCCGCCGGGGGACCGCCTTCTCGTCGCCTACCGAGCAGGAGGTTGTCCTGGCCGAGGTGCTGGTCGAGCGGGTTGCCTCGGTCGACCAGGTCCGTTTCACGAACTCCGGAACCGAGGCCACCATGGCTGCCATGCGATTGGCCCGGGCCTTCACAGGCCGTCCGGTCGTAGCGCGCTTCGAGGGTGGCTACCACGGCACGCACGACTACACGGCCACGCCCGGGGCGGGGATCCCCGACCTGATCGGCGAGCTGGTGGTCACCCTCCCGTTCAACGACATCGCAGGTTGCGAGCAGAGAATGGCGGAGCTGGCCGACTCGCTGGCGGCGGTCATCATCGAGCCGGTGCTGGGCGCCGGGGGAGTGATCGCCGCCGACCACGAGTTCCTCGCCTACCTGAGGGACGCCACCGGCCGGATGGGCGCCCTGCTGATCTTCGACGAGATCGTCACCCTCCGCCTGCACACGGGCGGCGCCCAGGCGATCAGCGGGATCCGCCCGGATCTCACCACGTTCGGCAAGATCATCGGCGGCGGGTTCCCGGTCGGCGCCTTCGGCGGGCGGCGGGAGGTGATGGCCCTCCTCCACCCGACCGAGGGGACCATCGCCTGGGGCGGCACCTTCAACGGCAACCCGGTGAGCGCCGCGGCCGGCATCGAGACCCTGGAAGCTCTCACCGCCCCGGTCATCGACGAGCTGAACCGCTCCGGGGAGGAGCTCACGGAGCGCCTCGAGAAGGCCCTCCAAGCCTCCGGACTCCCGGCCGGCGCGACCGGCACGGGGTCCCTCTTCAACATCCACGCCACCGGCGAGGAGGTCACCGACCATCGCGCCGTGCGGCGAGCCGATCCCGAGCTGACCGAGCTCCTGCACCTGGGCCTGATGAACCGCGGCTACTTCCTGGCTCCGCGCGGTATGGGCTGCCTGTCCACCGCCATGACCTCCGAGCAACTGGACGGCTTGGTGGATGCCGTCGAGGACCTCGTCAACAGCCTGTGA
- a CDS encoding MoxR family ATPase, whose product MLAGQAYLADRGLSTAIYLSLTLPQPLLLEGEAGVGKTEVAKALAGGLGVNLIRLQCYEGIDANQALYEWDYPRQLLYLRQAAGAEADGDGSDDLFAERFLVERPLLQAIRKGADCVLLIDEIDRADDEFEAFLLEILSEFQITIPEIGTVGAADPPKVIITSNRTRELHDALKRRCLYHWIDFPGLEREVEIVAARAPEVPARLARSTSRVVSRLRGLELVKQPGVAETINWARALNQLGEHEVTGDNLDISLGSVIKDHDDLSTVRSRATEMLDGV is encoded by the coding sequence ATGCTGGCCGGTCAGGCCTACCTGGCCGACCGGGGTCTGTCGACCGCCATCTACCTCTCCCTCACGCTGCCACAGCCACTCCTGCTGGAAGGTGAGGCGGGCGTGGGCAAGACCGAGGTGGCGAAAGCACTGGCGGGAGGGCTGGGAGTGAATCTGATCCGGCTCCAGTGCTACGAGGGAATCGACGCCAACCAGGCCCTCTACGAGTGGGACTACCCGCGCCAACTCCTCTACCTGAGACAGGCCGCCGGGGCGGAAGCGGATGGCGACGGATCGGACGATCTCTTCGCCGAACGGTTCCTGGTGGAGCGCCCGTTGCTGCAGGCGATACGAAAGGGCGCGGACTGCGTATTGCTCATCGACGAGATCGACCGGGCGGACGACGAGTTCGAGGCATTCCTCCTCGAGATCCTCTCCGAGTTCCAGATCACGATTCCCGAGATAGGCACGGTGGGCGCAGCCGACCCGCCCAAGGTCATCATCACCTCCAACCGCACCCGCGAGCTGCACGACGCTTTGAAGCGCCGCTGCCTCTATCACTGGATCGACTTCCCGGGGCTGGAGAGGGAAGTGGAGATCGTGGCGGCGCGCGCGCCCGAGGTTCCGGCGCGCCTCGCTCGCAGCACCAGCCGGGTGGTGTCCAGGCTGCGCGGGCTGGAGCTGGTGAAGCAACCCGGCGTCGCCGAGACCATCAACTGGGCCCGGGCGCTGAACCAGCTCGGTGAGCATGAGGTGACCGGCGACAACCTCGACATCAGCCTGGGGTCGGTGATCAAGGACCACGACGACCTGTCCACGGTCCGGAGCCGGGCAACCGAGATGCTGGATGGAGTCTGA
- the rsmA gene encoding 16S rRNA (adenine(1518)-N(6)/adenine(1519)-N(6))-dimethyltransferase RsmA codes for MSQTRSEIRALLRRHAVTPRRGLGQHFLADRNLVAKMVGLAGDPARSRALEVGPGTGTITRALVEAGFAVTAYEVDERLRPVLEESLAGLDVDLRFQDATRLDMKEFGAGTDWVLVSNLPYQVGTSILLDLLQEAAGLGRCVVVAQREVAERLIAGPGSKAYGLPSVITALYGQARLEFRIPPQVFLPAPNVDSAAVSILRVAPPEPLRGLAVRIAAAAFRKRRKMVRSSLRGVLPAPAEEILPRTGVDPTERAEDLDPAAYLSIAAAILKAP; via the coding sequence GTGAGCCAGACCCGTTCCGAGATCAGAGCCCTGTTGCGGCGGCATGCCGTAACGCCTCGCAGGGGGCTCGGGCAGCACTTTCTGGCCGATCGCAACCTGGTGGCCAAGATGGTGGGCCTGGCCGGTGATCCGGCGCGGTCCAGAGCCCTCGAGGTCGGACCCGGTACCGGCACGATCACGCGGGCGCTTGTCGAAGCAGGATTCGCGGTGACGGCCTACGAGGTAGACGAGAGGCTCCGGCCGGTCCTGGAGGAGAGCCTGGCGGGCCTCGACGTGGACCTGCGGTTCCAGGACGCGACCCGTCTGGACATGAAGGAGTTCGGCGCAGGGACCGACTGGGTGCTGGTGTCCAACCTCCCCTACCAGGTGGGTACGTCGATCCTCCTGGATCTCTTGCAGGAGGCGGCCGGTCTGGGCAGGTGCGTGGTGGTGGCCCAGCGGGAGGTCGCAGAGAGGCTCATCGCGGGTCCCGGGTCCAAGGCCTACGGATTGCCCAGCGTGATAACCGCCCTGTACGGGCAGGCCCGGTTGGAGTTCCGCATCCCTCCCCAGGTGTTCCTGCCGGCGCCCAACGTGGACTCGGCGGCAGTGTCCATCCTGCGTGTCGCGCCGCCCGAACCCCTGCGGGGGCTGGCGGTGCGGATTGCTGCCGCAGCTTTCCGTAAACGACGCAAGATGGTCCGCTCGTCACTGCGCGGCGTGCTCCCGGCTCCGGCGGAGGAGATACTGCCCCGTACCGGGGTCGATCCCACCGAGCGGGCCGAGGACCTGGACCCCGCCGCCTACCTGTCCATAGCAGCGGCCATCCTCAAGGCCCCCTAG
- the rsmI gene encoding 16S rRNA (cytidine(1402)-2'-O)-methyltransferase — MTGRLVLCATPIGNLGDASPRLADALARADVILSEDTRRARVLMDHLGVEARPESYHAGNEADRSGRLAQLLEGGASVALISDAGTPAVADPGLSAVRIARQVGAEVSVVPGPSAVVAALAVSGLPSERFVFEGFLPRRGKERSAHLAELVAEVRTIVLFSATARVVQDLSALAGALGDDRHVTISRELTKAHEEVWSGTLGGAVEEWRRRRPLGEFTLVVQGSPGRVPPIQRAIGEINTRIEAGEPMSEAVRRVADGLGLSRRTLYEAVLRQD, encoded by the coding sequence ATGACCGGCCGGTTGGTCCTGTGCGCCACGCCGATCGGCAATCTCGGTGACGCATCTCCGAGGCTGGCGGATGCGCTGGCCAGGGCCGACGTGATCCTGTCGGAGGACACCCGCCGGGCCCGGGTCCTGATGGACCACCTGGGAGTCGAAGCCCGCCCCGAGTCATACCACGCCGGCAACGAGGCCGACCGGTCCGGCCGGCTGGCGCAACTCCTCGAAGGGGGCGCGTCGGTGGCGCTGATCTCGGACGCCGGCACCCCCGCGGTCGCCGATCCCGGCCTCTCCGCCGTTCGCATCGCCCGCCAGGTGGGGGCCGAGGTGTCGGTTGTCCCAGGTCCGAGCGCGGTGGTGGCGGCGCTGGCCGTTTCCGGACTCCCGTCCGAACGGTTCGTGTTCGAAGGGTTCCTGCCGCGCAGGGGCAAGGAGCGTTCCGCGCACCTGGCCGAGCTGGTGGCCGAGGTCCGCACCATCGTGCTGTTCTCCGCCACGGCCCGGGTGGTGCAGGACCTGTCCGCCCTCGCCGGAGCCTTGGGCGACGACCGTCATGTCACGATTTCGCGGGAGCTGACCAAGGCGCACGAGGAGGTGTGGTCGGGCACTCTCGGAGGGGCGGTAGAGGAGTGGCGCCGCAGGCGGCCACTAGGGGAGTTCACGCTGGTGGTACAGGGAAGCCCCGGACGGGTCCCTCCCATCCAGAGGGCAATCGGCGAGATCAACACCCGGATCGAAGCGGGGGAGCCCATGTCGGAGGCGGTTCGTCGGGTGGCGGACGGGCTGGGTCTGTCCCGGCGGACCCTCTACGAGGCGGTGCTCCGCCAGGACTGA
- a CDS encoding SDR family NAD(P)-dependent oxidoreductase — MRRFEGKNVFVTGAGSGFGRRTAQRFAEEGAHHVYLVDYNQERLDDTAPSIEAHGAVPHKICLDMADMDNCIDAVSQALAVDPKLDVMVSNAGAWVDAQFIDLSTEDWRRIMSVNLDAYFVLAREAARAMRDTGGGVILFTSSIVSLGHGRGFTAYCVSKAGLISLARAIAVECAPYGIRANCVSPGPADTQQSVDLVGDQLMDKWRQEGFPVVPANRLADDLDIAEAFLYLASDAAKYVSGVNLVVDGALTAQTYDVPDN; from the coding sequence GTGAGGCGGTTCGAGGGCAAGAACGTCTTCGTCACCGGCGCCGGCAGCGGGTTCGGGCGGCGTACGGCCCAGCGGTTCGCCGAGGAGGGCGCCCACCATGTCTACCTGGTGGACTACAACCAGGAACGCCTGGACGACACGGCACCCTCCATCGAGGCCCATGGAGCGGTGCCGCACAAGATCTGCCTGGACATGGCGGACATGGACAACTGCATAGACGCCGTGTCGCAGGCGCTGGCGGTCGATCCCAAGCTCGACGTGATGGTGTCGAACGCAGGCGCCTGGGTGGACGCCCAGTTCATCGACCTGTCGACCGAGGACTGGCGGCGGATCATGTCGGTCAACCTCGACGCCTACTTCGTCCTGGCGCGGGAGGCGGCCAGGGCTATGCGGGACACCGGAGGTGGCGTCATCCTGTTCACCTCCTCGATCGTCTCCCTCGGCCACGGGCGTGGTTTCACCGCCTATTGCGTGTCGAAGGCGGGGCTCATCTCCCTGGCCAGGGCCATCGCGGTGGAGTGCGCCCCGTACGGGATCAGGGCGAACTGCGTCAGCCCGGGGCCGGCCGACACCCAGCAGTCGGTGGACCTGGTCGGGGACCAGCTGATGGACAAGTGGCGGCAGGAGGGTTTCCCGGTCGTGCCGGCCAACCGCCTGGCCGACGACTTGGACATCGCCGAGGCGTTCCTCTACCTGGCGTCCGACGCCGCCAAGTACGTGAGCGGAGTCAACCTGGTCGTCGACGGCGCCCTCACCGCCCAGACGTACGACGTCCCGGACAACTGA
- a CDS encoding thiolase family protein yields MVDTDQVVVVGAARTAIGTYGGSLAKIDSYKLGAITIKESLSRAGVEAGEVDEVVMGQIGQVGPDAYNARRCALEAGLPSSTTAMNVNRLCSSGLQAIITGAQQIMLRDADIVVAGGNENMSSQPFLDYQARDGWRLGPRKSIDGTLSLVTDPFGGYPMGTTAERVAERYNVSRSAQDRFAAESQYRAAVAIKEGLFEDQIVGVDLPKDDPFLVDEHPRPNTTEESLGRLRPVFVKDGTVTAGNSSGINDGAASVVLMSEKVARARGAEPRLRLVAWAVSGIDPEVMGYAPALAVPAVLDKAGLTLDDIDLIELNEAFAAQAVAVIRDAGLDPEKTNVSGGAIALGHPVGATGTILAIKLMHALERSGGRRGIVTMCIGGGQGMAAIFERP; encoded by the coding sequence ATGGTTGATACGGATCAGGTGGTCGTAGTCGGGGCGGCTCGGACCGCCATCGGAACGTACGGAGGGTCGCTCGCCAAGATCGACTCCTACAAGCTCGGCGCCATAACGATCAAGGAGTCGTTGAGCCGGGCGGGCGTCGAAGCCGGAGAGGTGGACGAGGTGGTCATGGGCCAGATCGGCCAGGTCGGTCCTGACGCCTACAACGCCCGGCGGTGTGCCCTCGAAGCGGGGCTTCCGTCATCCACCACGGCCATGAACGTCAACCGGCTCTGCTCGTCCGGTCTGCAGGCGATCATCACCGGCGCCCAGCAGATCATGCTCAGGGATGCGGACATCGTCGTGGCCGGAGGGAACGAGAACATGAGCAGCCAGCCGTTCCTCGACTACCAGGCGCGTGACGGTTGGAGGCTGGGCCCGCGGAAGTCCATCGACGGCACCCTGTCCCTGGTAACGGATCCCTTCGGCGGGTACCCGATGGGCACCACCGCCGAGCGAGTGGCCGAGCGCTACAACGTCAGCCGCAGCGCGCAGGACCGGTTCGCCGCCGAGAGCCAGTACCGGGCCGCTGTCGCCATCAAGGAGGGTCTGTTCGAGGACCAGATCGTCGGGGTGGACCTGCCTAAGGACGACCCGTTCCTGGTGGACGAGCACCCGCGGCCGAACACCACGGAAGAGAGCCTCGGCCGGCTCCGACCGGTGTTCGTCAAGGACGGAACGGTCACGGCCGGCAATTCTTCGGGCATCAACGACGGCGCCGCCTCCGTGGTCCTGATGAGCGAGAAGGTGGCCCGGGCCCGGGGCGCCGAACCACGCCTGCGCCTGGTGGCGTGGGCGGTGAGCGGCATCGATCCGGAGGTGATGGGCTACGCACCCGCACTGGCGGTCCCGGCCGTGCTCGACAAGGCGGGCCTGACGCTCGACGACATCGACCTGATCGAACTCAACGAGGCTTTCGCCGCCCAAGCCGTGGCCGTCATTCGGGATGCAGGACTGGACCCGGAGAAGACCAACGTCTCCGGCGGAGCCATAGCGCTGGGCCACCCGGTCGGCGCGACCGGGACGATCCTGGCCATCAAGCTCATGCACGCCCTGGAGCGGTCCGGAGGCCGGCGCGGCATCGTCACGATGTGCATCGGAGGCGGCCAGGGGATGGCAGCGATCTTCGAACGCCCTTGA